Proteins encoded together in one Bombyx mori chromosome 24, ASM3026992v2 window:
- the LOC101740909 gene encoding spherulin-2A, translated as MFVKYLLCLILIIKSIESKISIDIDTGIDNPDITVTYAGVQVDLISEDDVTKFNIDDDNLKDAVRTYFGKSPSGVYLKSPTPWGDLYKKYKFEQVSRVLSVKSARLKSITKNPAIITTQDFENASNKTIKVNTGITHTVENTLTTTWTEAKAFSITQEIEYDINVMFTKVSGKTGFSYTSTWGKSEEVTESITIGASTGMEAELQPGQAITAVLSAYTGVLEVEVVYAMSLRGNVVVNFKRSHNGHHFWGPPIQKILTTAGITNEFTAMETISFGFNVDASLKVFDRETGKPL; from the coding sequence AtgttcgtaaaatatttattgtgcctcatattaataattaaatcaatCGAATCTAAAATTTCAATAGACATCGACACTGGCATCGACAATCCGGATATAACGGTTACGTACGCAGGTGTGCAAGTTGACCTGATATCCGAAGATGACGTCACTAAGTTTAATATCGACGATGACAATTTGAAGGATGCAGTGCGAACGTATTTCGGGAAGAGTCCGTCCGGAGTCTACTTGAAAAGTCCAACGCCATGGGGCGATCTGTACAAGAAGTACAAATTCGAACAGGTCAGTAGGGTGTTATCAGTTAAATCGGCGCGACTCAAATCCATAACCAAGAACCCGGCTATAATCACTACGCAGGACTTTGAGAACGCCTCCAATAAAACGATCAAAGTGAACACCGGTATCACGCACACAGTCGAAAATACTTTAACCACAACATGGACTGAGGCTAAGGCATTCTCGATAACTCAAGAGATTGAGTATGATATAAACGTAATGTTCACCAAAGTGAGCGGTAAGACAGGCTTCTCGTACACGTCTACTTGGGGCAAGAGCGAAGAGGTCACTGAATCAATCACAATCGGCGCCAGCACTGGTATGGAAGCGGAGTTACAGCCGGGTCAGGCGATCACAGCCGTTTTATCGGCATACACCGGGGTCTTGGAAGTGGAGGTCGTGTACGCTATGTCGCTGAGGGGGAATGTGGTGGTGAACTTCAAGAGGTCCCACAACGGACACCACTTCTGGGGACCGCCGATACAGAAAATTTTAACCACCGCCGGCATAACCAATGAGTTCACAGCGATGGAAACCATAAGTTTCGGTTTCAATGTAGACGCGTCTTTAAAAGTTTTCGATCGGGAAACCGGGAAgcctttgtaa
- the LOC101741052 gene encoding lysophosphatidylserine lipase ABHD12 codes for MFDLTGICILVPLYTAGILLLGATITSGVFVFHVAVVPLIFKYSKSFRRNLVFANFVQWPLNVNFEEPSSSGIEGGRNLSVEYHSKVDNCPIKIGIWHILPRTSYERLKGNFDVDSDKEELNRIMDHELATSKTPIMLYCHGNSNSRAASHRIQLYKFFQKMDFHTIAFDYRGYGDSTNLCPTEEGVVEDALVVYDWLLATADKGGETPPVFVWGHSLGTAISAHLLGNLEQLSLRVLGRALPPPRGLVLEAPFNNLADEVAKHPLSKLVTWLPYYEATFVEPFRVHPEQRFQSERHLGGAPGLPVLILHARDDVVVPFAVGLQLYKSILASRSQGGATVALHAYEKSENLGHKWICEAKDLTQVIGDFVTAHL; via the exons ATGTTTGATTTGACCGGTATTTGTATTTTAGTGCCCCTTTATACAGCTGG aatACTGCTGCTTGGTGCAACAATAACGTCCGGAGTGTTCGTTTTCCACGTAGCTGTTGTACCActaatattcaaatattcaaaatcatttaggAGGAATCTAGTCTTTGCTAATTTTG TACAATGGCCTCTGAATGTGAACTTCGAAGAACCCTCGTCAAGTGGTATAGAGGGCGGCAGGAATCTGAGCGTGGAGTATCATTCAAAAGTTGACAATTGTCCAATCAAAATAG gtATATGGCATATCCTACCGAGAACAAGCTATGAAAGATTGAAAGGAAATTTCGATGTTGATTCAGACAAGGAGGAATTAAATAGAATAATGGATCATGAATTGGCTACGtccaaaactccaataatgctTTATTGCCACG gAAATTCAAATTCGCGCGCCGCCTCTCACAGAATACAGCTGTATAAGTTCTTTCAGAAAATGGATTTCCACACCATCGCTTTTGATTACAGAG GATATGGCGATTCCACGAACCTGTGTCCGACTGAGGAGGGCGTCGTGGAAGACGCACTGGTCGTCTACGACTGGCTTCTGGCCACCGCAGACAAGGGTGGGGAGACGCCGCCTGTATTCGTATGGGGACACTCTTTGG GAACGGCGATATCAGCGCACCTCCTCGGCAACTTGGAGCAGCTCTCGCTTCGGGTCCTGGGCCGCGCCCTGCCGCCGCCCCGCGGGCTCGTGCTGGAGGCGCCCTTCAACAACTTAGCGGATGAAGTAGCGAAGCACCCACTGTCCAAG CTGGTGACGTGGCTGCCGTACTACGAGGCTACCTTCGTGGAGCCCTTCAGGGTCCACCCCGAGCAGAGGTTCCAGTCTGAGAGGCACCTGGGTGGGGCCCCAGGGCTACCCGTGCTCATACTGCACGCCAGGGACGACGTCGTGGTGCCCTTCGCCGTCGGACTCCAG TTGTACAAATCGATACTAGCTTCGCGCTCGCAAGGTGGCGCCACCGTCGCGTTACATGCCTACGAGAAATCCGAGAACCTGGGCCACAAGTGGATATGCGAGGCCAAAGACTTGACCCAAGTTATAGG aGATTTCGTTACGGCTCATCTATGA